From a region of the Cytophagia bacterium CHB2 genome:
- a CDS encoding response regulator transcription factor, which yields MVSITVSLIEDDADIRRGLMLLLNNTPGFSSAAAYGDCETALREIADDPPDVLLMDIQLPGMSGIEGVRRLKKLLPDLDIIMLTIHDDDKRVFDSLCAGACGYLVKTTPPAKILEAITEVYNGGAPMSASIARLVIQSFRKSSDSNLSPREQEILGLLCQGKSYKMIAAALHLSKGTVHSHLKKIYKKLEVNSMTEAVAKAHQEKLV from the coding sequence ATGGTTTCGATCACCGTCTCTCTTATTGAAGATGACGCCGACATCCGGCGCGGCTTGATGCTCTTGCTCAATAACACACCGGGCTTCAGTAGCGCGGCAGCATATGGCGATTGCGAAACCGCCTTGCGTGAAATCGCGGACGATCCGCCCGACGTGTTGCTTATGGATATTCAACTGCCGGGCATGTCCGGCATCGAAGGGGTGCGCCGGCTAAAAAAGCTTCTGCCTGATCTCGATATTATCATGCTTACCATTCACGATGACGATAAACGCGTTTTCGATTCGCTTTGCGCCGGTGCGTGCGGTTATCTCGTCAAAACCACGCCCCCGGCAAAAATTCTGGAGGCTATCACAGAAGTGTATAACGGCGGCGCGCCCATGAGCGCGAGCATCGCGCGTTTGGTGATTCAATCATTTCGAAAATCTTCGGACTCCAATCTCTCGCCGCGCGAGCAGGAAATTCTCGGGCTGCTGTGTCAAGGCAAAAGTTACAAGATGATCGCCGCTGCGCTTCATCTTAGCAAAGGCACGGTGCATTCGCATCTCAAAAAAATTTACAAAAAACTCGAGGTCAATTCCATGACTGAAGCCGTGGCGAAAGCGCATCAGGAAAAACTTGTTTAA